In one Cardiocondyla obscurior isolate alpha-2009 linkage group LG17, Cobs3.1, whole genome shotgun sequence genomic region, the following are encoded:
- the Ten-m gene encoding teneurin-m isoform X8 — MSGDIASVQMAFELLCRSGCLLDSSAPRGPPDVPPRNPAMSRLNGRLPGSHAASDHERDPDLEPSCLVRTPSGNFYNIPKIPKNEYSNKNQSTGNSPIKVELQNNMDRVPLPYGHAPSMIPMRRQSIRCHFRKGIDWCSWKLIAIVVIMLSLCLTAALTYVAASNLVNWSYQGTKACTVLVGENTDTKPSSGEANKTSTSSTSTSSQSSGRTRQQSSSGGSIKTDSMLLDGVTYSRKRRDTFNEHALHQTIPSPPPREELPLTPTALVETEASGSGRRSVPLHEESSGKVVHDSPHVDDRSPAQGTTDRSFDVAEDAEDEPPGSTAPSRVMQLAVNFSSTATNYSYDRSTHTTVAVDHLASSSSVSVGSGTSLAFTSVRQLSRNETSGTTSQDTSTEYAPKLPGVDDAVETSKIPIAKFSRDDSADFDRDADNAGTSESSDIAESSGGTGATTSASGARFTKLGSDSTNYGQVVGGTTENSSNVFPVDYSDNIDDNAAKPTTVTDTPSQKLEKDQQSNVSNFDLSEKLVPVEITQKEVDAIIISPNMSVINETAPNVPPSNDENIEKLVEDVIETKNDGISKTTNTIAEATKSSIVKETRELSGEIFFSESEISLNATKTSEQSEELQRDYPVPIYSYGQDEVEIVNLRHKKPPIEATKAERAAKSPESANLKNDVKMNVALRERNKDEPQVVVREGNDDEFLRQFKEQFHEASTNTDESDEHSPSIETSNLSLANTLHETVHDSSGAASLRSNLPITQHVQIVEVPVYRDDHSQPSSSSSSFSSSRRILVNVTIATEDSSAVSSKPLYVLSVSVPTEGDAISHSSGNNVDQVQVHTAERLTEPSAASMKKIPANDEESIDIVDTRLPPPPQPPASPPAPIWAGGECECSCPCMGSSSDEWDNFSAIDDELEQEPESPNSTLLTGNSPEKSKEKMNGESSTRVLPDTISTTEDYNFSSTTESGGSTSETSASTYKPEVSTDAWSCSGSTPLPPEPTILILEGARTFPARSFPPDGTTFAQVGLGQKLSKEIPPYGYWNMQFYQSEAAYVRFDYSIPRGASIGVYARRNALPTHTQYDLLEVLSGFKARTTRASHVSVIPSIKKEVTQYMEPGHWFLSLYNDDGDPHEVSFIAVIAEDMTHNCPNGCSGKGECLLGHCQCNPGFGGEDCSESVCPVLCSQRGEYINGECQCNPGWKGKECSLRHDECEVPDCNGHGHCTNGKCNCVRGYKGKYCEEVDCPHPTCSGHGFCAEGTCICKKGWKGADCSQMDKEALQCLPDCSGHGNFDLETQTCLCEPMWSGDDCSKELCDLDCGPHGHCVDNACDCLPGWSGELCNLKQCDPRCNEHGQCKNGTCLCVTGWNGKHCTMEGCPNSCSGHGQCRVSNDAQWECQCYNGWDGKDCSVLLEQNCNDGRDNDKDGLIDCADPECCSNHICRSSQLCVSAPKPIDILLRKQPPAITASFFERMKFLIDEGSLQNYARQETFNESMFWNHFNTSRSAVIRGRVVTHLGTGLMGVRVSTSTPLEGFTLTRDDGWFDLLVNGGGAVTLQFGRSPFKPQSHIVFVPWNEVVIIDKIIMSTAEEKPPIHVPHACAAHDYDLMKPVVLATWKHGFQGACPDKSAILAESQVIQESLQIPGTGLNLVYHSSRAAGYLSTIQLQLTPEVIPPTLNLIHLRITIEGILFEKIFEADPVIKFTYAWNRLNVYRQRVYGVTTAMVKVGYEYSDCKDIIWDVQTTKLSGHDMSISEVGGWNLDIHHRYNFHEGILQKGDGSNIYLKHKPRVILTTMGDGHQRPLDCYDCDGQASKQRLLAPVALATAADGSIFVGDFNLVRKILVDGTVRTVVRLNATRVSYRYHIALSPLDGVLYISDPESHQIIRVRDTNDYTDPDHNWETVVGSGERCLPGDEAHCGDGALARDAKLAYPKGVAVSADNVLYFADGTNIRMVDRDGIITTVIGNHMHKSHWKPIPCEGTLNVEEVHLRWPTELAINPLDNSLHMIDDHMVLQLAPDGRVKVVAGRPLHCASPSASFDTELATHATLVMPQSIAFGPSGDLYIAESDSQRINRVRVIGTDGKISPYAGAESKCNCLERGCDCFEADHYLASTSKFNTISAVAVSPDGVVHIGDQANYRIRSVTASIPDASGAREYEIYAPDTQEIYVFNRFGQHIATKNILTGDTVYLFTYNVNTSNGKLSTVTDAAGNKVFLLRDYSSQVNSIENTKGQKCRLIMSRMKMLQELSTPDDYNVTFDYHGPTGLLKTKLDSTGRSYVYNYDEFGRLTSAVTPTGKVISLTFDLSLKGAVVKVGQNNRKPISMLIKGSSVVTKIGEAEQRTTVLADGSVGRVTPWSHTISTDSMPYSILAELEPLLGESYPVPAKQRTEIAGDLANRFEWRYFLRKIQGNKNRGNTKAIAQVGRKLRVNGEILLSLEYDRETNTVAVFMDDRMELLNVTYDRTARPVKWGPRNGLFAGVELEYDRFSRLTSWTWGDISETYGFDRSGRLYEIKYSDGTSMVYAFKDMFSILPLKVTTPRGSDYLLQYDEAGALQSLTTPRGHIHTFSLQTSLGFYKYQYYSPTNRHPYEILYNDDGQILAKVYPHQSGKVAYVYDHAGKLETTLAGLSSIHYTYQETTSLVRSIDINEPNFEMRIEYKYHAGIVKDEKIKFGSKSGMDNAHYRYQYDGNARISGIEVDINGKQLPQLRLKYNQNLGVLEGVGDLRIYRNLFNRSVMQDSSKQFFTVTDYDEHGRVKTVLINIRSFDVFRMELEYDNRNRIKMRKLTIGKESMEKKEWSRMEKITYNADGHVLEVADTENNWQYAYDENGNVIGVTEHNEKIALGYDSGDRVNQYGDVEFNSYDGRGFVVIRGEHKYRYNSRGQLIHASEHKKFQIWYYYDDRGRLVSMNDDRENITQFFYANPKTPDLITHVHFPKSSKTFRFLYDSRDFLMTVETSEQRFYVATDQNGSPLALFDTNGNLIKEMRRTPFGKIIKDTNPDFYLPIDFHGGLFDPNTKLIYLNKRLYDPTVGQWMTPAWEQMANELTTPTDIFIYRFRNNDPINFKQNVEYMTDLGSWLKLYGYDISMMLGSEYTKQMVYQPSAIVTSPQLTPDFGVMSGLQCIVNRVQEKFSDLGFVPKPLLKLEPKTRNLLPRVAHRRAVFGEGILVSRVGGRALVSVVDGVNSVVQDVVTSVFNNSYFLPLHFSVHDQDVFYFVKDNALKIRDDMEELHRLGSMFNVSTHETTEHGAGTWKELRLHNPDAAVVIKYGADPEQERHRILKHAHKRAVERAWEIEKQLVIAGFQGRGDWSKEEKDELISRGTVDGYEGVDIHSVHRYPQLADDPGNVAFTRDTKRKRRKSGNRRNRTHRHDS; from the exons GGTGTTTGTTGGACAGTTCGGCACCGCGGGGCCCGCCTGATGTGCCACCCCGTAACCCCGCAATGAGCCGGCTCAACGGAAGACTGCCAGGAAGTCACGCAGCGAGCGATCACGAACGCGATCCCGATCTCGAGCCATCCTGTCTCGTACGCACCCCATCCGGTAACTTCTACAATATACCAA AGATACCGAAGAATGAATACAGCAACAAGAATCAGTCCACGGGGAACAGTCCAATAAAAGTGGAGCTGCAGAACAACATGGACAG AGTACCTTTACCGTACGGGCACGCCCCGTCGATGATTCCGATGAGGAGACAAAGCATTCGCTGTCATTTCCGCAAGGGAATCGATTGGTGCAGCTGGAAACTAATTGCCATAGTAGTAATTATGCTCTCGCTCTGCTTGACCGCGGCGTTAACCTACGTCGCAG CGTCGAATTTAGTGAACTGGTCGTACCAAGGCACGAAGGCGTGCACGGTCCTCGTGGGTGAAAATACCGACACCAAGCCGTCGTCGGGCGAGGCGAACAAGACGTCCACATCATccacgtcgacgtcgtcgcaGTCGAGCGGCAGGACGCGGCAGCAATCGTCGTCAGGAGGTAGTATTAAAACGGATAGCATGTTGCTAGATGGTGTCACATACAGCCGCAAACGTAGAGACACGTTTAACGAGCATGCGTTGCACCAAACTATCCCGTCACCACCCCCTCGTGAAGAGCTGCCCTTGACCCCGACCGCTCTCGTCGAGACAGAGGCCTCGGGGTCCGGGCGGCGGTCCGTTCCATTGCATGAGGAGTCTTCTGGTAAGGTTGTGCATGATTCGCCGCATGTAGACGATCGAAGTCCGGCTCAAGGAACCACCGATCGATCGTTCGACGTTGCCGAAGACGCCGAAGACGAGCCACCGGGATCGACGGCTCCCTCGCGGGTGATGCAGCTTGCCGTGAATTTCTCTTCTACCGCTACTAACTATTCGTACGATCGTTCGACTCATACCACTGTCGCTGTCGATCATCTTGCCTCTTCGTCTTCTGTCTCTGTCGGTTCTGGCACTTCTTTAGCGTTTACTTCCGTTCGCCAATTGTCCCGTAACGAGACGTCCGGCACGACCTCGCAAGACACTTCCACGGAATACGCCCCGAAGCTCCCGGGCGTCGACGACGCCGTCGAGACCTCGAAAATTCCGATAGCGAAATTCAGCCGCGATGACTCCGCGGATTTCGACCGTGATGCCGATAACGCCGGCACGTCCGAAAGTTCGGACATTGCCGAAAGCAGCGGCGGCACCGGGGCGACGACGTCTGCATCCGGCGCGCGGTTCACGAAACTTGGCTCAGATAGCACCAACTACGGCCAAGTAGTCGGCGGAACTACAGAAAATAGCAGTAATGTTTTCCCCGTCGATTACAGTGATAATATAGACGATAACGCTGCAAAACCAACGACCGTAACAGATACACCCTCGCAGAAACTAGAGAAGGATCAACAGTCGAACGTAAGTAATTTCGATTTGAGCGAGAAATTAGTTCCCGTAGAAATAACTCAAAAAGAAGTAGATGCTATTATAATTTCGCCTAATATGAGCGTAATTAATGAGACGGCACCTAATGTTCCACCGAGCAACGATGAAAACATTGAGAAACTTGTGGAAGATGTAATCGAGACAAAAAACGACGGTATCTCGAAGACGACGAATACGATCGCGGAAGCGACAAAATCTAGCATTGTGAAAGAAACGCGGGAGCTTTccggagaaatttttttctcggaatCCGAAATCTCACTCAACGCGACGAAAACTTCAGAACAATCGGAGGAATTGCAACGCGACTATCCCGTGCCGATTTACAGTTACGGGCAGGACGAGGTGGAGATCGTCAACCTCCGCCATAAAAAGCCACCCATTGAAGCCACGAAAGCGGAACGCGCTGCTAAATCACCCGAGTCCGCGAATCTGAAAAACGACGTAAAGATGAACGTCGCTCTTCGGGAACGAAATAAAGACGAGCCACAGGTCGTCGTGAGAGAAGGGAACGACGACGAGTTTCTTCGACAATTTAAAGAGCAGTTTCACGAAGCGTCCACGAACACCGACGAATCCGATGAACATTCTCCCTCGATCGAAACCAGTAACCTTTCTTTGGCGAACACCCTGCATGAAACGGTGCATGATTCATCTGGTGCTGCATCACTCAGGTCCAACCTTCCGATAACTCAGCATGTGCAGATTGTAGAGGTGCCCGTATATCGCGACGATCATTCGCAGCCGTCATCTTCATCGTCCTCATTTTCATCGTCGCGGCGAATACTCGTAAACGTAACGATCGCCACCGAGGACTCGTCCGCCGTTTCCTCGAAACCGCTGTACGTCCTTTCGGTATCGGTGCCAACGGAAGGCGACGCGATCAGCCATTCATCCGGGAATAACGTCGATCAGGTGCAGGTGCACACGGCCGAGCGGTTAACGGAACCATCCGCAGCGAGCATGAAAAAGATCCCCGCTAACGACGAAGAGTCGATTGACATAGTCGATACGCGACTACCGCCACCGCCACAGCCACCTGCCTCGCCACCGGCGCCGATTTGGGCTGGCGGCGAGTGCGAGTGCTCTTGTCCCTGCATGGGCTCATCCTCTGACGAGTGGGACAACTTTTCAGCGATCGACGACGAGCTCGAGCAGGAGCCCGAGAGCCCTAACTCTACTCTGTTAACCGGAAATTCTCCCGAAAAATCGAAGGAAAAAATGAACGGAGAATCATCCACGAGAGTTTTGCCCGACACAATCTCCACCACCGAAGACTACAATTTTTCGTCGACCACGGAGAGTGGCGGATCAACCAGCGAGACCTCCGCGTCGACTTACAAGCCGGAAGTAAGCACTGATGCGTGGTCCTGCTCCGGCAGCACCCCGCTACCCCCCGAGCCCACTATATTGATTCTTGAAG GTGCGCGGACCTTCCCGGCGAGGTCCTTCCCGCCTGACGGAACGACCTTCGCTCAGGTCGGTTTAGGGCAGAAGCTCAGCAAGGAAATACCGCCGTACGGCTACTGGAACATGCAGTTTTACCAATCGGAGGCCGCCTACGTCCGCTTCGACTACAGCATCCCACGTGGCGCGAGCATTGGCGTGTACGCGAGGAGGAACGCGCTTCCTACGCACACGCAGTACGATCTCCTGGAGGTTCTCAGCGGTTTCAAGGCTCGGACCACCAGGGCGTCCCATGTTAGTGTTATT CCTTCAATCAAAAAGGAGGTGACTCAGTACATGGAGCCGGGACACTGGTTTCTTTCACTTTATAACGACGACGGTGATCCTCACGAAGTCTCGTTTATCGCCGTGATCGCCGAGGATATGACACATAACTGTCCGAATGGTTGTAGTGGCAAGGGCGAATGTCTTCTCGGTCATTGCCAGTGCAACCCTGGCTTCGGTGGCGAGGATTGTAGCGAAAGCGTCTGCCCCGTTCTCTGCAGTCAAAGAG GCGAGTACATAAACGGCGAGTGCCAGTGCAATCCCGGCTGGAAGGGCAAGGAGTGTTCCCTGCGACACGACGAGTGCGAAGTGCCCGATTGCAACGGCCACGGGCACTGCACCAACGGCAAGTGCAACTGTGTACGCGGCTACAAGGGGAAGTATTGCGAAGAAGTTGACTGTCCTCATCCGACTTGCTCGGGCCACGGTTTCTGCGCTGAAGGCACGTGCATCTGTAAAAAAGGTTGGAAAGGAGCCGACTGCAGTCAAATGGATAAGGAAGCTCTGCAGTGTCTGCCGGACTGCAGCGGCCACGGAAATTTCGATTTGGAAACTCAAACCTGCCTCTGCGAACCCATGTGGTCCGGAGACGATTGCTCAAAAG AACTGTGCGATCTTGATTGCGGCCCTCACGGGCACTGTGTGGACAACGCCTGCGACTGCTTGCCAGGCTGGTCCGGCGAGCTGTGCAATCTGAAGCAATGCGATCCCCGCTGCAACGAGCACGGACAATGTAAGAATGGCACGTGTCTATGCGTCACCGGATGGAACGGAAAACACTGCACGATGGAGGGCTGTCCAAATTCCTGTTCCGGGCATGGACAGTGCAGAGTGTCGAATGACGCGCAATGGGAGTGTCAGTGTTATAATGGCTGGGATGGCAAGGATTGCAGCGTGCTCTTAGAACAGAATTGTAATGATGGACGAGACAACGATAAAG aTGGTCTTATTGATTGCGCCGACCCGGAATGTTGCTCCAATCACATATGCCGTAGCAGTCAGTTATGCGTTTCGGCTCCTAAGCCAATCGATATATTACTACGGAAACAACCACCCGCCATCACCGCGTCCTTCTTTGAGAGAATGAAGTTCCTAATCGACGAGGGCAGTCTGCAGAACTACGCTCGTCAGGAGACCTTCAACGAGAG TATGTTCTGGAATCACTTCAACACAAG CCGATCGGCCGTCATACGTGGACGCGTTGTCACGCACCTCGGCACGGGGTTGATGGGCGTGCGAGTCAGCACCAGTACACCGCTGGAAGGTTTCACCCTCACAAGAGACGATGGCTGGTTCGATCTCTTGGTGAACGGTGGCGGTGCCGTAACTTTGCAATTCGGCAGATCACCCTTCAAGCCGCAGAGCCACATCGTCTTCGTGCCTTGGAACGAG GTCGTCATCATCGACAAGATCATTATGAGCACCGCCGAGGAGAAGCCACCCATACACGTTCCGCATGCGTGCGCGGCTCACGATTACGATCTGATGAAGCCAGTTGTCCTGGCGACTTGGAAGCACGGATTCCAAGGTGCTTGCCCGGACAAGAGCGCCATCCTCGCGGAGTCGCAGGTCATACAGGAGAGTCTGCAGATACCCGGGACGGGCCTGAATTTGGTATACCACAGTTCCCGAGCGGCCGGTTATCTTTCTACTATACAACTGCAACTGACTCCGGAAGTTATCCCGCCGACGTTAAATTTGATACACTTGAGAATCACAATCGAGGGTATACTTTTCGAGAAGATCTTCGAAGCGGATCCTGTGATCAAATTTACGTACGCTTGGAATCGCCTGAACGTTTATCGTCAACGCGTTTATGGAGTAACGACTGCGATGGTTAAAGTCGGTTACGAATACAGCGACTGCAAGGATATTATCTGGGATGTGCAGACGACGAAATTGAGCGGCCATGATATGTCTATTTCAGAAGTCGGAGGTTGGAATCTGGATATTCATCATAGGTACAACTTTCACGAGGGTATTTTGCAAAAAGGAGACGGTTCGAACATTTATCTGAAGCACAAGCCGAGAGTTATTCTTACAACAATGGGAGATGGCCATCAGAGACCGTTGGATTGCTATGACTGTGACGGGCAGGCTTCGAAACAGCGACTTTTAGCGCCCGTTGCTCTTGCCACTGCTGCCGACGGCTCTATTTTCGTCGGTGATTTTAATCTAGTCAGAAAGATTCTCGTCGATGGAACAGTTAGAACTGTGGTCAGACTAAA cgcAACTAGAGTATCATATCGTTATCACATTGCTCTGAGCCCTCTCGACGGCGTTCTATACATATCAGATCCAGAATCTCATCAAATTATCCGTGTTCGCGATACTAACGACTACACAGATCCCGATCATAATTGGGAGACAGTAGTTGGCTCCGGAGAACGTTGTCTTCCCGGCGACGAAGCTCACTGCGGTGACGGTGCTCTCGCGCGGGACGCTAAACTCGCTTATCCCAAAGGCGTTGCCGTTTCTGCGGACAATGTTCTGTACTTTGCCGATGGCACAAATATCAGAATGGTTGACAGAGATGGCATAATCACCACTGTTATCGGCAATCACATGCATAAATCGCATTGGAAGCCTATACCTTGCGAGGGTACATTGAACGTCGAGGAAGTTCATCTTCGTTGGCCAACCGAGCTGGCAATTAATCCATTAGACAACTCACTGCATATGATTGACGATCATATGGTTCTCCAGCTGGCGCCGGATGGTCGCGTCAAAGTTGTTGCTGGTCGTCCACTTCACTGTGCTTCGCCATCGGCCTCGTTCGACACGGAACTTGCGACTCACGCCACACTCGTAATGCCGCAGAGTATCGCGTTTGGTCCATCGGGCGATCTTTACATCGCCGAAAGTGATTCACAGAGAATTAATCGCGTGCGCGTGATCGGCACCGACGGCAAGATATCGCCATACGCCGGCGCTGAATCCAAGTGCAATTGTTTGGAGCGCGGCTGCGACTGCTTTGAAGCTGATCATTACTTAGCGTCTACATCTAAATTCAATACTATTTCTGCTGTGGCAGTTTCTCCCGACGGAGTGGTTCATATCGGCGATCAGGCTAATTATCGAATCCGCTCGGTAACAGCAAGCATTCCCGATGCAAGCGGTGCGCGAGAGTATGAAATCTATGCGCCTGATACACAGGAAATCTATGTGTTTAATCGTTTCGGCCAACATATTGCCACGAAGAATATTTTGACCGGCGATACAGTATACTTATTTACGTACAATGTTAACACTAGCAACGGTAAACTTAGCACAGTGACGGACGCGGCTGGCAATAAAGTTTTCTTGCTCAGAGATTATAGCAGTCAGGTAAACTCGATCGAGAATACAAAGGGACAAAAATGCAGACTGATAATGTCCAGAATGAAAATGCTGCAAGAATTGAGCACGCCAGATGATTACAACGTTACCTTTGATTATCACGGACCTACGGGCTTATTAAAAACGAAGCTCGACAGCACCGGACGTAGTTACGTCTATAATTATGATGAATTCGGCCGATTGACGAGCGCGGTAACTCCTACGGGTAAAGTAATCAGCTTGACATTTGATCTCAGCCTGAAAGGTGCCGTAGTGAAAGTTGGACAGAACAACAGGAAACCCATTTCAATGTTAATTAAAGGATCATCTGTCGTTACGAAGATCGGAGAGGCCGAACAGAGGACGACAGTTCTCGCCGATGGTTCAGTCGGGAGAGTAACACCATGGTCTCATACGATTAGCACAGATTCTATGCCGTACTCGATTCTGGCGGAACTAGAACCTCTACTGGGTGAAAGTTATCCCGTGCCAGCTAAACAAAGAACTGAGATAGCTGGAGATTTAGCGAATCGCTTTGAATGGCGATACTTCCTTCGAAAAATTCAAGGAAATAAAAACCGCGGCAATACGAAAGCAATCGCCCAGGTCGGAAGAAAGCTCCGTGTCAACGGTGAGATCTTGCTATCTCTTGAGTACGATAGAGAAACAAACACTGTGGCCGTGTTTATGGACGATCGGATGGAATTATTGAACGTCACGTATGATAGAACGGCCAGACCAGTCAAGTGGGGACCGAGAAATGGACTCTTTGCCGGTGTCGAATTAGAATACGATCGATTCAGCAGATTAACAAGCTGGACGTGGGGCGATATTAGCGAAACGTACGGCTTTGACAGATCAGGCCGATtgtacgaaattaaatacagcGATGGCACATCGATGGTTTACGCTTTTAAAGATATGTTCAGCATTCTACCGTTAAAAGTTACTACACCGCGTGGAAGCGATTACCTTCTTCAATACGATGAAGCAGGAGCATTACAATCGTTGACTACACCGAGGGGACACATTCACACATTCTCTCTTCAAACTTCTCTCGGATTTTACAAGTATCAATACTATTCTCCAACGAACCGACATCCATATGAGATTCTTTACAATGACGATGGTCAGATTCTTGCTAAGGTATATCCTCATCAAAGTGGAAAGGTTGCTTATGTCTACGATCATGCTGGTAAACTTGAAACCACTCTTGCTG gacTTTCTTCGATACATTATACTTACCAAGAAACGACCAGTTTAGTACGCAGCATCGACATTAATGAGCCAAACTTTGAGATGCGTATCGAATACAAATATCACGCCGGTATTGTGAAGGACGAGAAAATCAAATTTGGCAGTAAGAGCGGCATGGATAATGCTCATTATCGTTATCAGTACGATGGTAACGCGCGAATATCCGGCATCGAAGTCGACATCAATGGCAAACAACTACCTCAGCTTCGTCTTAAATACAACCAGAATCTCGGAGTACTCGAGGGAGTTGGCGATCTCAGAATATATAGAAATCTTTTTAACAGGTCAGTCATGCAGGACAGCAGCAAACAGTTCTTCACGGTCACAGACTACGACGAGCACGGACGCGTAAAGACCGTATTGATTAATATCCGATCGTTTGACGTGTTCCGTATGGAGCTTGAATACGATAATCGCAATCGCATTAAAATGAGGAAGCTCACGATCGGAAAGGAGTCGATGGAGAAGAAAGAATGGTCTAGAATggaaaaaattacgtataacGCAGACGGCCACGTATTGGAAGTAGCGGATACAGAGAATAATTGGCAGTACGCATATGACGAAAACGGAAACGTGATAGGCGTAACCGAACATAATGAAAAGATTGCTTTGGGTTACGACAGTGGCGATCGAGTAAACCAGTACGGTGACGTTGAATTCAATTCATACGATGGACGTGGTTTTGTTGTAATTCGCGGAGAACACAAGTACAg atataacTCGCGCGGACAGCTGATTCATGCGTCGGAACATAAGAAATTCCAAATCTGGTACTATTACGATGACCGTGGTCGACTGGTGTCCATGAATGATGACCGAGAAAACATCACTCAATTCTTCTATGCGAATCCAAAGACTCCGGATCTGATAACGCATGTACATTTCCCGAAGTCATCCAAGACATTCCGATTCCTCTACGATTCACGTGATTTTCTAATGACCGTAGAGACGTCCGAGCAACGTTTCTATGTTGCGACGGATCAAAACGGCTcgcctctcgctctcttcgaCACTAATGGCAATTTAATCAAAGAGATGCGACGCACTCCGTtcggtaaaataattaaagacacTAATCCGGACTTTTACCTGCCAATTGATTTCCACGGAGGTTTGTTTGATCCAAACACGAAATTAATCTATCTAAATAAGAGATTGTACGATCCGACTGTCGGACAATGGATGACACCAGCCTGGGAACAGATGGCCAACGAACTTACCACACCGACCGACATTTTCATCTATCGTTTCCGTAATAACGACCCGATCAACTTTAAGCAGAACGTCGAATATATGACCGACTTGGGCAGCTGGCTGAAACTCTACGGCTACGACATCTCGATGATGCTCGGCTCCGAATACACGAAGCAAATGGTGTATCAACCGAGTGCGATCGTCACATCCCCCCAACTAACTCCGGACTTTGGCGTGATGTCCGGTCTGCAGTGCATCGTGAATCGCGTGCAAGAAAAGTTCTCTGACTTGGGCTTCGTTCCTAAACCACTGTTGAAGTTGGAACCGAAGACGCGGAACCTTCTGCCGCGAGTGGCGCATCGCCGGGCGGTCTTCGGCGAAGGTATTCTGGTATCGCGCGTCGGCGGTCGAGCTTTAGTGAGCGTGGTGGACGGTGTGAACAGCGTTGTGCAAGATGTGGTGACGTCTGTATTTAACAATTCGTATTTCTTACCATTACACTTTAGCGTACATGATCAGGACGTCTTCTACTTTGTCAAAGATAACGCGCTGAAGATTCGTGATGATATGGAAGAGCTTCATCGGCTTGGCAGTATGTTTAATGTGTCTACGCATGAAACGACAGAGCACGGTGCTGGCACGTGGAAGGAGTTGAGGCTTCACAATCCGGACGCAGCCGTAGTGATCAAATATGGAGCCGATCCCGAGCAGGAACGGCATCGTATTCTGAAGCACGCGCATAAACGAGCAGTCGAGAGAGCCTGGGAGATCGAAAAGCAGTTGGTGATAGCCGGTTTTCAGGGTAGAGGCGATTGGTCGAAGGAGGAGAAAGACGAGCTGATCAGTCGCGGCACTGTCGACGGCTACGAAGGCGTTGACATCCACAGCGTGCACAGGTATCCCCAGCTCGCCGACGATCCCGGTAACGTCGCGTTTACCCGTGACACGAAGAGGAAGAGGCGGAAGAGCGGCAACCGGCGCAACAGGACTCACAGACACGATTCGTGA